The Solea senegalensis isolate Sse05_10M linkage group LG9, IFAPA_SoseM_1, whole genome shotgun sequence genome has a segment encoding these proteins:
- the LOC122775168 gene encoding protein shisa-7, producing MTPTANLRVLAVSLLSLLTAPLTTVVETSPSSRPQHIQPTEKPVTEEPKTNPSPSLVLLAIQANIRPAALQSRTKIPEKLPEISEGVLETPPRPLPQVMFPKNVTLAEALATPLGTLIDVWTDVCRGYYDVMGHFDSAFNCSKETFIYCCGTCHYRFCCPERSRKLEQERCKNYDSPDWAKPQTDTMFIPDESGPDPDFDPLKQQSHNTGFVIGGVVVFMVAVAVGIKVVFNKVQQEANQRDLNMPRALVDMLRHQSSPVQQDERNNSVALAVGDGQGTLGRAQKNLYAPGLPSKDNRLGNLQHNFIQSSGSSPKHTATIERTPRMNNAQLAAGGTLLSSKHNNTKSQPAFHHSLHNLAQLPPSYESATKPELNRYSSLKRLEKGLDEYSSGYCTTKRRPHTAQPALQSSQYHLHWGGDYTLSGRGTLPRHAAHPWIPPPPSGMPASPTPNPYPLDPPEPQYNPNYDTLSKPPRKVKSTDQLLNMGDVPGNTGTLSRLSKNQQHQYYKAMAASNKNSNTQTLTRKAQDRQDRQDRQDRQDRDRQERQDRQDRQERLLMSPDHLEDRMGVSGMGVMDPYAHTGGIVPTLPRQQKAQSQQNVCATPSLDRHHMIKMNSHPTSGREQERTTAMTGHMSGGMGWAGEMPGAGVVMGTGTLGGHSARRMAFAAKRQNTIEQLHFIPGGGGSGGSGGSQGIRTGSKNEVTV from the exons atgacgcCCACCGCCAATCTCCGAGTCCTTGCTGTCTCCCTGCTCTCCCTCCTCACTGCCCCTCTCACCACTGTCGTGGAGACCTCTCCTTCCTCCCGCCCTCAGCACATCCAGCCAACAGAGAAGCCAGTCACGGAGGAGCCCAAGACCAACCCCAGCCCCTCGCTCGTGCTCCTCGCCATCCAAGCCAACATCAGGCCAGCAGCTCTCCAAAGCAGAACAAAGATTCCTGAGAAACTTCCAGAGATCTCAGAGGGAGTTCTGGAGACACCTCCAAGGCCGCTGCCCCAGGTCATGTTCCCCAAGAATGTGACTTTAGCGGAGGCCCTGGCTACTCCCTTAGGCACGTTGATAGATGTATGGACGGATGTATGCCGAGGGTATTATGATGTAATGGGACATTTTGACAGCGCCTTCAACTGCTCAAAGGAAACCTTCATCTATTGCTGTGGAACCTGTCACTACCGGTTCTGCTGCCCAGAGCGTAGCCGCAAACTGGAACAGGAGCGCTGCAAAAACTACGACTCTCCAGACTGGGCCAAGCCACAGACAGATACCATGTTTATACCAGACGAGTCAGGTCCTGATCCCGACTTTGATCCACTGAAGCAACAGAGCCATAACACTGGCTTCGTCATCGGTGGCGTGGTCGTGTTCATGGTGGCTGTTGCCGTGGGCATCAAGGTGGTCTTCAACAAGGTGCAGCAGGAAGCCAACCAAAGGGACCTGAATATGCCCAG AGCCCTGGTCGACATGCTGCGGCACCAGTCAAGCCCGGTTCAGCAGGATGAGAGGAACAACAGCGTAGCTCTGGCTGTTGGGGACGGGCAGGGGACACTGGGGAGAGCTCAGAAAAATCTGTACGCCCCAGGACTGCCCAGCAAGGACAACAGAT TGGGCAATTTGCAGCACAACTTCATCCAGTCATCAGGCTCCAGTCCCAAACACACCGCAACTATCG AACGCACCCCGCGAATGAACAATGCTCAGCTGGCAGCGGGAGGCACCCTGCTCTccagtaaacacaacaacaccaaATCCCAGCCTGCCTTCCACCACTCCCTGCACAACCTGGCTCAGCTGCCTCCCTCCTATGAGAGTGCCACCAAGCCGGAGCTGAACAGATACTCCTCACTCAAACGCCTCG AAAAAGGTCTCGATGAATACTCGTCCGGTTACTGCACCACTAAGCGCCGGCCTCACACAGCCCAGCCGGCCCTCCAGTCCTCTCAGTACCACCTCCACTGGGGCGGGGACTACACCCTCAGTGGAAGAGGAACCCTCCCCAGACACGCAGCACATCCCTGGATCCCACCACCACCTTCTGGCATGCCTGCCTCACCTACGCCTAATCCCTATCCTTTGGATCCCCCAGAACCACAGTACAACCCCAACTACGACACTCTCTCCAAGCCCCCAAGGAAAGTTAAGTCCACTGATCAGCTGCTCAACATGGGGGATGTCCCGGGTAACACAGGGACTCTGTCCAGGCTGTCCAAGAACCAGCAACACCAGTACTACAAAGCCATGGCTGCCTCCAACAAGAACTCCAACACACAGACCCTCACTCGCAAGGCCCAGGACAGGCAGGACAGGCAGGACAGGCAGGACAGGCAGGACAGGGACAGACAGGAGAGACAAGACAGGCAGGACAGGCAGGAACGGCTGCTCATGTCACCAGACCATCTGGAGGACAGGATGGGGGTTAGTGGGATGGGTGTCATGGATCCATACGCCCACACAGGAGGGATTGTCCCCACACTGCCTCGCCAGCAGAAGGCCCAGTCCCAGCAGAACGTCTGCGCCACGCCCTCCCTCGACCGGCATCACATGATCAAGATGAACTCTCACCCCACGTCTGgaagagagcaggagaggaCCACGGCGATGACAGGGCACATGAGTGGGGGCATGGGCTGGGCGGGGGAGATGCCCGGGGCAGGGGTAGTCATGGGAACAGGAACACTAGGGGGCCACAGCGCCAGGAGGATGGCTTTCGCAGCAAAGAGGCAGAACACCATTGAGCAGCTACATTTCATACCAGGAGGTGGGGGgtcaggaggaagtggaggcaGTCAGGGTATCAGGACGGGGAGTAAAAATGAGGTGACAGTGTAA
- the ube2s gene encoding ubiquitin-conjugating enzyme E2 S gives MNSNVENLPPHVLRLVYKEVSALAADPPEGIKIYPSEEDITELHTAIEGPEGTPFAGGIFRMRLVLGKDFPAVPPKGYFLTKIFHPNVGHKGEICVNVLKRDWKAELGLRHVLLTIKCLLIHPNPESALNEEAGRLLLEDYAEYESRARLLTEIHAMGGPGGTSGAPQDPNDGPQPKKHAGDPTKRAGPSAAAVPAALGNGANGASTTTSNSISSSSTNVAGKKKADKKRALRRL, from the exons ATG AACTCCAATGTGGAGAATTTGCCTCCTCACGTTCTTCGCTTGGTCTACAAGGAGGTTTCTGCTTTAGCAGCAGACCCTCCTGAGGGTATAAAGATTTATCCAAGTGAGGAAGACATCACTGAACTGCACACTGCCATTGAAGGCCCAG AGGGAACACCATTTGCTGGTGGCATTTTCCGAATGCGTCTTGTGCTTGGAAAGGACTTCCCTGCGGTTCCGCCTAAGGGTTATTTCTTGACCAAGATTTTTCACCCCAACGTGGGTCACAAGGGAGAGATCTGTGTCAACGTGCTGAAGAGGGACTGGAAAGCAGAACTTGGCCTCCGACATGTCTTACTT ACGATCAAGTGTCTTCTTATCCATCCAAACCCAGAATCAGCTCTGAATGAAGAAGCTGGGCGTTTGCTGTTAGAGGACTATGCAGAATACGAGTCACGTGCTCGCCTGCTTACAGAAATCCACGCCATGGGTGGTCCAGGCGGAACCTCTGGGGCTCCTCAGGACCCTAATGATGGCCCCCAGCCAAAGAAGCACGCAGGCGACCCTACAAAGAGAGCGGGACCCAGTGCAGCAGCTGTGCCAGCAGCTCTGGGTAATGGAGCTAACGGAgccagcaccaccaccagcaaTAGCATCAGTAGTAGTAGCACTAATGTAGCAGGGAAGAAAAAAGCAGATAAAAAGCGTGCATTGAGGCGACTTTAA
- the josd2 gene encoding josephin-2, with amino-acid sequence MSEGDVFHEKQRLELCAIHALNNVLQERVFTKETADDICKRLAPQCVVNPHRSVLGTGNYDVNVIMAALQSRELASVWWDKRRSVESLCVSKVQGFILNVPSRVSLGIVSLPLRRRHWLAVRQVDGQYYNLDSKLKSPLCIGGEAELRSFLSEQLSQDVAEMLLVVQREVEEDGSWLNSDSPKK; translated from the exons ATGAGCGAAGGAGACGTGTTTCATGAGAAGCAACGACTGGAGCTGTGCGCCATCCATGCACTCAACAACGTGCTCCAGGAGCGGGTGTTTACCAAGGAGACAGCCGATGACATCTGCAAGCG GCTGGCTCCACAGTGTGTGGTGAACCCTCATCGGTCAGTGTTAGGCACTGGAAACTATGATGTCAATGTCATTATGGCAGCACTACAGAGCAGAGAACTGGCTTCAGTGTGGTGGGACAAACGCAG GTCAGTTGAGAGTCTTTGTGTGTCAAAGGTCCAAGGCTTTATTCTTAATGTCCCATCTCGGGTATCACTCGGGATTGTGTCCCTCCCGCTTCGGCGACGGCACTGGCTAGCAGTTCGCCAAGTAGATGGACAATACTACAACCTGGACTCCAAACTGAAGAGTCCCCTGTGTATCGGCGGAGAAGCAGAGCTACG CTCATTTCTCAGTGAACAGCTTTCTCAGGACGTGGCAGAAATGCTCTTGGTTGTCCAgcgggaggtggaggaggacggTTCGTGGTTAAACTCTGACTCCCCCAAAAAATAA